One part of the Arachidicoccus terrestris genome encodes these proteins:
- the trpB gene encoding tryptophan synthase subunit beta, with product MKQQIQVDENGYYGQFGGAYIPEMLYPNVAQLQKEYISIMEDADFQKEYKYLLKDYVGRPSPLYLAQRLSAQIGTEIYLKREDLNHTGAHKINNAIGQVLLAQRLGKKRIIAETGAGQHGVATATVCALKGLECIVYMGEIDIKRQAPNVARMKMLGAKVIPAKSGSKTLKDATNEAIRDWINNPTDTHYVIGSVVGPHPYPDMVARFQSIISEEIRWQLKEKTGSELPTHVIACVGGGSNAAGAFYYFLNEPSVELIAVEAAGLGIHSGHSAATTTLGTPGVLHGSKSIVMQTADGQVVEPHSISAGLDYPGIGPLHAHLFASGRGRFLSATDDQSLKAAFNLTRLEGIIPALESSHALSGLEQVEFPAGSRVVVCLSGRGDKDMDTYMKHMADFE from the coding sequence GATTCAAGTTGATGAAAATGGATATTACGGGCAGTTCGGCGGCGCCTATATCCCTGAAATGCTTTACCCGAATGTAGCACAATTACAGAAGGAATACATCTCTATCATGGAGGATGCCGACTTCCAGAAAGAATATAAATATCTGCTGAAAGACTATGTCGGCAGACCATCGCCCTTATATTTGGCTCAAAGGCTAAGTGCCCAGATAGGTACCGAGATTTACCTGAAAAGAGAGGATTTGAACCATACCGGTGCGCATAAGATCAATAACGCGATCGGTCAGGTATTACTCGCGCAGCGACTGGGTAAAAAACGCATTATCGCTGAAACTGGCGCCGGACAGCATGGCGTCGCAACGGCCACGGTCTGTGCCCTGAAAGGGCTGGAATGCATCGTATACATGGGCGAGATCGATATAAAAAGACAGGCTCCAAACGTAGCCCGCATGAAAATGCTGGGTGCTAAAGTGATCCCGGCTAAAAGTGGTAGCAAAACGTTAAAAGACGCGACTAATGAAGCAATCAGAGACTGGATCAATAACCCCACTGATACCCATTATGTGATTGGCAGTGTTGTTGGTCCACACCCTTATCCGGATATGGTCGCCCGCTTTCAGAGCATCATCAGTGAAGAGATCCGCTGGCAACTAAAGGAAAAAACCGGCAGCGAGTTGCCTACGCACGTTATCGCCTGTGTAGGCGGCGGCTCTAACGCCGCAGGGGCATTCTACTACTTTTTAAACGAGCCTTCAGTTGAGCTTATCGCGGTAGAAGCGGCGGGGTTAGGTATCCATTCCGGCCACTCGGCTGCAACCACAACATTAGGCACACCGGGCGTTTTACACGGCAGCAAAAGCATTGTAATGCAAACAGCTGATGGGCAGGTCGTAGAACCACATAGTATCTCTGCAGGACTGGATTATCCGGGTATCGGCCCCTTACATGCGCATCTGTTTGCCAGCGGAAGAGGCCGGTTCCTGAGTGCCACAGATGATCAGTCCTTAAAAGCCGCCTTCAACCTCACACGGTTGGAAGGAATTATCCCGGCGCTGGAAAGTTCGCACGCGCTCAGCGGTCTCGAACAAGTAGAATTTCCTGCAGGCAGCAGGGTAGTCGTTTGCCTGAGCGGCAGGGGAGACAAGGATATGGACACCTATATGAAACACATGGCAGACTTTGAATAA